The segment TTGAAGGCTTCGAGAATTTCGTCGGGCAGTCTTTCTTTTGTGCTGTGATCGTGCATAATGTCCAAAAAGTCAGCAAATGTCAAGCGACCTccctttttcttcaaatatgaACGCAGCTCGTGAATTGTGGGCGAAAGACCGAGCGAACGCATTATCACAGTCAACTCGTCGAGCATCGTGATGGTCCCGGAACGCGCAAAAAGGTAAAAACATTCGCGACattctgaaaaaatgaaaatttttgtgatgagGTGTCATGAAAGTAGTCACGGTTGAGCGAATTTTACCAtcaatttccttttctttGAAGTGACGagccattttttgaattaaaattaaggaaaattattgcacaagattgaaaaattcaaaaaaattaaggaaaaaatttaaaaaaataattttaaaattaaaactgtacTTTGATgttgtcaaaacaaaaaaaatttaaaacatcaaAGTAGGGATgtcaaaagtgatttttttgattttttgtctctttcacACAATtcgactaaaattttttaaaaaattgagatgattgacatttattacattttttttacagaaaatcttaaaattagtCGATGgagtaattaatttagaagACTTAAAGTTCGTCTTTGATGTCATCTAATTCCACATCCGACAAATCgatgtcttcttcttctggcAAAACTCCGTCTTTTCCATCCCAGCCAgagatttcttcaatttttggtaCCGTTGACTTCATTTGGCTCGTTTGTCCTCGTCCGAATGAAATATCTCTCAAATAAGCGGAAATGCCTTCGTACGTGAAACTGCCTTTCAACACAGAATACATGGCTTTTTTGTGGTTCAAGACTGCCATCGCGGGATATCCGAAGCCGCCAATGTCCAAACTTGATTCCAATTCAGTTTGAGCTCCAGcctctgaaaaatttcattgattcagcattttagtcaaaattcgaaaagaaatcaaaaacttacccATCCAGACCCATCCCCagagtttttgtttgtatttgtcGCCGAGATCTTGCAGAATTTTGATATAAGTGTTGCGACATGTGCTGTCACAATCCAGAATGTGCGGCAGGAAGGAGAAGATGCACAAAGGTTTCTCAATGCATTCTTTGTATGTCGTTTGTCCCACGAGTTCTTTGATTTCTGGCGCCGGAACACTGTCGGCATACTTGTCCAGAGCCCACGTAACGATATCGCTACTTGTGCGCCCGCCATCGTAGTCTTGAACACTGTGACGGTCCTTTTTGCCGCCCGGGAAGAACTTGATTGTCGGATATCCCTGAATGCCGTATTGACTGGCTTTCGTGGTGTGAACTGTGGCATCGAGAGCTCCCAACTTGACTTTTCCTTTGAGTTCGGCAGCTGCTTTTTCCCAATGGGGAGCCAAGTTTTTGCAATGTCCGCACCACGGAGCAAAGAACTCAACTAACCAAACATCGTCAGACTCCAAAACTAATTTGTCAAAGTTGGCATCTGTCAGTTCGACAA is part of the Culicoides brevitarsis isolate CSIRO-B50_1 chromosome 3, AGI_CSIRO_Cbre_v1, whole genome shotgun sequence genome and harbors:
- the LOC134835039 gene encoding uncharacterized protein LOC134835039 isoform X2, encoding MARHFKEKEIDECRECFYLFARSGTITMLDELTVIMRSLGLSPTIHELRSYLKKKGGRLTFADFLDIMHDHSTKERLPDEILEAFKAGDLDRKGTISARHLRHLLQNWGEGLSQREIDNIFREANVQSNNSQIRYADFVKICCAPVPDYY
- the LOC134835039 gene encoding calmodulin isoform X1, which translates into the protein MARHFKEKEIDECRECFYLFARSGTITMLDELTVIMRSLGLSPTIHELRSYLKKKGGRLTFADFLDIMHDHSTKERLPDEILEAFKAGDLDRKGTISARHLRHLLQNWGEGLSQRGGFRDTNRHSI
- the LOC134835034 gene encoding protein disulfide-isomerase A6 homolog, which translates into the protein MKSFFKFLVFTLTAVAVNCMYDSSDEVVELTDSNFDSRVTHSDSIWVVEFYAPWCGHCKSLAPEYKKAAKALKGTVKVGAVNCDDNKSSCGQYGIRGFPTIKIFGSKKTPVDYNGARNALGIIDSALAEAKTKAKDILSGGGSSSSSSGSKSSGKNEVVELTDANFDKLVLESDDVWLVEFFAPWCGHCKNLAPHWEKAAAELKGKVKLGALDATVHTTKASQYGIQGYPTIKFFPGGKKDRHSVQDYDGGRTSSDIVTWALDKYADSVPAPEIKELVGQTTYKECIEKPLCIFSFLPHILDCDSTCRNTYIKILQDLGDKYKQKLWGWVWMEAGAQTELESSLDIGGFGYPAMAVLNHKKAMYSVLKGSFTYEGISAYLRDISFGRGQTSQMKSTVPKIEEISGWDGKDGVLPEEEDIDLSDVELDDIKDEL